Proteins from a genomic interval of Sphingomonas sp. Y38-1Y:
- a CDS encoding Fur family transcriptional regulator: MADAAALHRHHDDRGDSLTAAARTTLEEKGEQWTPMRASVFEVLARFEKPASAYDIAEAVSQEVGRRVAANSVYRILDLFVAADLARRVESANAYVANTHPGCLHDCIFLVCDRCGEARHLDADEVTSMVRAVAGERGFVARQPIVEVRGLCADCAAAD; encoded by the coding sequence ATGGCTGACGCTGCGGCACTCCACCGACATCATGACGATCGCGGCGATTCGCTGACTGCCGCCGCGCGCACCACGCTCGAGGAAAAGGGCGAACAATGGACGCCGATGCGCGCGAGCGTGTTCGAGGTGCTCGCGCGCTTCGAGAAGCCGGCCAGCGCCTATGACATCGCGGAGGCGGTGTCGCAGGAAGTCGGCCGCCGTGTCGCCGCCAACAGCGTCTATCGCATCCTCGACCTGTTCGTCGCCGCCGACCTCGCCCGCCGGGTCGAGAGCGCCAACGCCTATGTCGCGAACACCCATCCCGGCTGCCTCCACGACTGCATCTTCCTCGTCTGCGATCGCTGCGGCGAGGCGCGGCACCTGGACGCGGACGAGGTGACGTCGATGGTGCGCGCGGTCGCGGGCGAGCGTGGTTTCGTCGCGCGCCAGCCGATCGTCGAGGTGCGCGGGCTGTGCGCCGATTGCGCCGCCGCCGACTGA
- the dxs gene encoding 1-deoxy-D-xylulose-5-phosphate synthase — translation MSQSPDTPLLDTVPTPAELRALKPAQLRQLADELRAETISAVGHTGGHLGSGLGVVELTVAIHYVFDTPRDRLVWDVGHQCYPHKILTGRRERIRTLRTGGGLSGFTKRTESEYDPFGAAHSSTSISAALGFAVANKLTGSPGKGIAVIGDGAMSAGMAYEAMNNAEQAGNRLVVILNDNDMSIAPPVGGLSAYLSRIVSSREFLGLRETLKKFARKLPRPIHSAAKKTDEFARGMTMGGTLFEELGFYYVGPIDGHNLDHLIPVLENVRDAEEGPILVHVVTKKGKGYAPAEKAADKYHGVQKFDVITGAQAKAPPGPPSYQNVFGDALAKLAETDSRICAITAAMPSGTGVDRFAQAHPDRAFDVGIAEQHAVTFAAGLAAQGMRPFCAIYSTFLQRAYDQVVHDVAIQNLPVRFAIDRAGLVGADGATHAGSFDVTYLASLPNFVVMAPSDEAELVHMTYTAAEHDTGPIAVRYPRGNGTGVALPEVPEKLEIGKGRLVREGKAVAILSLGTRLGEAIKAADALEAKGLSTTIADLRFAKPLDETLIRRLLATHEVAVTIEENAIGGLGAHVLTMASDQGLIDAGLKLRTMRLPDRFQDQDKPELQYDEAGLNAAHIVDTVLKALRHNSEGLADARA, via the coding sequence ATGTCACAATCGCCCGACACGCCGCTGCTCGACACTGTGCCCACGCCCGCAGAGCTCCGCGCGCTCAAGCCTGCCCAGCTTCGCCAGCTTGCCGACGAGCTTCGCGCCGAGACGATCTCTGCCGTCGGGCATACCGGGGGCCATCTGGGCTCCGGCCTGGGCGTCGTCGAGCTGACCGTCGCGATCCATTATGTGTTCGACACGCCACGCGACCGCCTGGTCTGGGACGTCGGCCACCAATGCTATCCGCACAAGATCCTGACCGGGCGGCGTGAGCGCATCCGCACGCTGCGCACCGGCGGCGGGCTGTCGGGCTTCACCAAGCGGACCGAGAGCGAATACGACCCGTTCGGCGCGGCGCACAGCTCGACCTCGATCTCGGCGGCGCTGGGCTTTGCGGTCGCCAACAAGCTGACCGGTTCGCCGGGCAAGGGCATCGCCGTGATCGGCGACGGCGCGATGTCGGCGGGCATGGCGTACGAGGCGATGAACAATGCCGAGCAGGCGGGCAACCGGCTGGTCGTCATCCTCAACGACAACGACATGTCGATCGCGCCGCCGGTGGGTGGCCTTTCGGCCTATCTCAGCCGCATCGTGTCGAGCCGCGAGTTCCTGGGCCTGCGCGAAACGCTGAAGAAGTTCGCGCGCAAGCTGCCGCGCCCGATCCACAGCGCCGCCAAGAAGACCGACGAGTTCGCCCGCGGCATGACGATGGGCGGCACGTTGTTCGAGGAACTGGGCTTCTATTATGTCGGCCCGATCGACGGTCACAATCTCGACCACCTGATCCCGGTGCTCGAGAATGTGCGCGATGCGGAAGAGGGCCCGATCCTGGTCCATGTCGTGACCAAGAAGGGCAAGGGCTATGCCCCCGCCGAGAAGGCGGCCGACAAGTATCACGGCGTCCAGAAGTTCGACGTCATCACCGGCGCACAGGCCAAGGCGCCGCCGGGGCCGCCCTCCTATCAGAACGTGTTCGGCGACGCGCTCGCCAAGCTGGCCGAGACCGACAGCCGCATCTGTGCGATCACCGCAGCGATGCCGTCGGGCACGGGCGTCGACCGTTTCGCTCAGGCGCATCCCGACCGTGCGTTCGACGTCGGCATCGCCGAGCAGCATGCGGTGACCTTTGCCGCCGGCCTCGCCGCACAGGGGATGCGGCCGTTCTGCGCGATCTATTCGACCTTCCTCCAGCGCGCCTATGACCAGGTTGTGCATGACGTGGCGATCCAGAACCTGCCGGTCCGCTTCGCGATCGACCGCGCGGGGCTGGTCGGTGCCGACGGCGCAACCCATGCGGGCAGCTTCGATGTTACCTATCTGGCGTCGCTGCCCAATTTCGTCGTGATGGCGCCGTCGGACGAGGCTGAACTCGTTCACATGACCTATACCGCGGCCGAGCATGACACGGGCCCGATCGCCGTCCGCTATCCGCGCGGCAACGGCACCGGTGTCGCGCTGCCCGAGGTTCCCGAGAAGCTGGAAATCGGCAAGGGCCGGCTGGTGCGGGAGGGCAAGGCCGTCGCGATCCTGTCGCTCGGCACGCGGCTGGGCGAGGCGATCAAGGCCGCCGACGCGCTGGAGGCCAAGGGGCTGTCGACGACGATCGCCGACCTCCGCTTCGCCAAGCCGCTCGATGAGACGCTGATCCGCCGCCTGCTCGCGACGCACGAGGTCGCGGTGACGATCGAGGAGAATGCGATCGGCGGCCTGGGCGCGCACGTTCTGACGATGGCGAGCGACCAGGGGCTGATCGATGCGGGGCTCAAGCTGCGCACGATGCGCCTGCCCGACCGTTTCCAGGACCAGGACAAGCCCGAGCTGCAATATGACGAAGCCGGCCTCAATGCCGCGCACATCGTCGATACGGTGCTAAAGGCGCTGCGCCACAACAGCGAGGGCCTCGCCGACGCGCGGGCCTGA
- the pspC gene encoding envelope stress response membrane protein PspC, with the protein MSASRTKLYVDKQNGKWMGVCAGIADYTGVDVIWVRVGAAMLTMLGGFPWTLVAYLMIAWMAPAKPYGLYESAEDEKFWQRVRSNPKRSTAEVRSKFRDIDRRLAEIESFYVGRNTRLAEEIDRLR; encoded by the coding sequence ATGTCTGCCAGCCGCACCAAGCTCTATGTCGACAAGCAGAACGGCAAGTGGATGGGCGTCTGCGCCGGCATCGCGGACTATACCGGGGTGGACGTCATCTGGGTCCGGGTCGGTGCCGCGATGCTGACGATGCTGGGGGGCTTCCCCTGGACGCTGGTCGCGTATCTGATGATCGCCTGGATGGCGCCGGCCAAGCCTTATGGCCTGTACGAAAGCGCGGAGGACGAGAAGTTCTGGCAGCGCGTCCGGTCCAATCCCAAGCGCTCGACCGCCGAGGTTCGTTCGAAGTTCCGCGACATCGACCGCCGCCTCGCCGAGATCGAGAGCTTCTATGTGGGGCGCAACACCCGGCTTGCCGAAGAGATCGACCGGCTGCGCTAA
- the pspB gene encoding envelope stress response membrane protein PspB, whose amino-acid sequence MEDVFLPIMICGILFVGMPWIILHYMTKWKQAPTMTGEDEKLLDELHHLARRLDERLETIERIVAADNPDFRLEAPRGRDEVRSQYEPQRRN is encoded by the coding sequence ATGGAAGACGTTTTCCTGCCGATCATGATCTGCGGCATCCTGTTCGTGGGCATGCCCTGGATCATCCTCCACTACATGACGAAGTGGAAACAGGCGCCGACGATGACCGGCGAGGACGAGAAGCTGCTCGACGAGCTGCACCACCTCGCTCGCCGGCTGGACGAACGGCTCGAGACGATCGAGCGCATCGTCGCTGCCGACAATCCGGACTTCCGCCTTGAGGCCCCGCGTGGGCGCGACGAGGTGCGGTCCCAATACGAACCCCAGAGGAGGAACTAA
- the pspA gene encoding phage shock protein PspA — MGIFSRTRDIIAANVTDLLDKAEDPAKMIRMIILEMEETLVEVRASAARTIADQKEMRRHIAKLDKMQESWTEKAELALSKDREDLAKAALVERQKATDMADQLQAEITVLDDALKASEADIAKLQNKLREARARQNSITTRLESAENRYRLREMYAGERVADAFSRFETLERRVDMAEGRADAAGMNGPKSLEEEIAELKSAEKVDAELAALKARLNREG; from the coding sequence ATGGGCATTTTCTCCAGGACGCGGGACATCATCGCCGCCAATGTCACCGACTTGCTCGACAAGGCGGAAGACCCGGCGAAGATGATCCGCATGATCATCCTCGAGATGGAGGAAACGCTGGTCGAGGTCCGCGCGTCCGCCGCGCGCACCATCGCCGACCAGAAGGAAATGCGCCGGCACATCGCCAAGCTGGACAAGATGCAGGAAAGCTGGACCGAAAAGGCCGAGCTTGCACTGTCCAAGGACCGCGAGGACCTGGCCAAGGCGGCCCTCGTCGAGCGCCAGAAGGCGACTGACATGGCCGACCAGCTCCAGGCCGAGATCACCGTGCTCGACGACGCGCTGAAGGCGTCGGAAGCCGACATCGCCAAGCTGCAGAACAAGCTGCGCGAGGCACGGGCGCGTCAGAACTCGATCACGACGCGGCTGGAAAGCGCCGAGAACCGCTATCGCCTGCGCGAGATGTATGCCGGCGAGCGTGTCGCCGACGCCTTCTCCCGCTTCGAGACGCTGGAGCGCCGGGTCGACATGGCCGAGGGCCGCGCCGATGCCGCGGGCATGAACGGGCCCAAGAGCCTGGAGGAAGAGATCGCCGAGCTGAAGTCGGCCGAGAAGGTCGATGCGGAGCTCGCCGCGCTCAAGGCCCGCCTCAACCGGGAGGGCTGA
- a CDS encoding TonB C-terminal domain-containing protein, whose amino-acid sequence MFAKASQNVRQPIATFIGAVAASTLVLGIAAAPARAAGDERSDWAARVSGSLQHQIREMPAVPAAVRVNKAAIVGVHFDSQGKLFATSLDVPTGNRILDNEALRAVNATAFPPLPASMRGRSRIVPVEVFFTASQAHRSRPDVRRTALDLGRRVHQDHAEVPAAQPIG is encoded by the coding sequence ATGTTTGCCAAGGCCAGCCAGAATGTTCGCCAACCCATCGCCACCTTCATCGGTGCCGTCGCCGCCTCAACCCTGGTCCTCGGGATCGCCGCCGCCCCGGCGCGCGCTGCCGGTGACGAGCGGAGCGATTGGGCGGCGCGCGTGAGCGGCTCGCTCCAGCACCAGATCCGCGAAATGCCGGCGGTCCCCGCCGCGGTGCGGGTCAACAAGGCGGCGATCGTCGGCGTGCATTTCGACAGCCAGGGCAAGCTCTTCGCCACCTCGCTCGACGTGCCGACCGGCAACCGCATCCTCGACAACGAGGCGCTGCGCGCGGTCAACGCGACGGCCTTTCCGCCCCTGCCCGCGTCGATGCGCGGCCGGAGCCGGATCGTCCCGGTCGAGGTGTTCTTCACCGCGTCGCAGGCGCATCGCTCGCGCCCCGACGTTCGCCGCACCGCGCTCGACCTCGGCCGCCGCGTGCATCAGGATCATGCAGAGGTTCCCGCCGCCCAGCCGATTGGCTGA
- the pspF gene encoding phage shock protein operon transcriptional activator, with the protein MERTAPVIGQSTAFLDALERASRAAALDRPVLVIGERGTGKELVAERLHRLSGRWTQPLVIMNCAALPETLIEAELFGHEAGAFTGAAKARAGRFEEADGGTLFLDELGTLSMAAQDRLLRAVEYGEITRIGSSRPLRVDVRIVAATNEHLPDRVAKGTFRADLLDRLCFEVVTLPPLRVRSGDILVLADHFGRRMAAELGRDRWPGFGPEATEMLETHRWPGNVRELRNVVERAVYRWEREGPVDMIQIDPFDSPWRPASSGGFVAAGTEEPAGEDAVAARTAPSEPPIEGDFRTRVTTYERRLLTRAMAEHRYNQRATAEALGLTYDQLRHALRKHGLLSG; encoded by the coding sequence ATGGAGCGAACCGCCCCCGTCATCGGCCAGTCGACGGCCTTTCTCGATGCCCTTGAGCGTGCCAGCCGCGCCGCCGCGCTCGACCGTCCCGTCCTCGTCATCGGCGAGCGCGGGACGGGCAAGGAACTGGTCGCCGAACGTCTCCACCGCCTGTCCGGTCGCTGGACGCAGCCGCTGGTCATCATGAACTGCGCCGCGCTGCCTGAGACGCTGATCGAGGCCGAGCTGTTCGGGCACGAGGCGGGCGCGTTCACCGGCGCGGCCAAGGCGCGGGCGGGGCGGTTCGAGGAGGCCGATGGCGGCACCCTCTTCCTCGACGAACTCGGCACGTTGTCGATGGCGGCGCAGGACCGGCTGCTCCGCGCGGTCGAATATGGCGAGATTACGCGGATCGGCTCGTCTCGTCCGCTGCGCGTCGACGTCCGCATCGTCGCGGCCACCAACGAGCATCTGCCCGACCGAGTCGCCAAGGGAACGTTCCGCGCCGACCTGCTCGACCGCTTGTGCTTCGAAGTCGTCACTCTCCCGCCTCTCCGCGTCCGCAGCGGCGACATCCTCGTCCTCGCCGACCATTTCGGGCGGCGGATGGCCGCCGAGCTGGGCCGCGACCGCTGGCCGGGGTTCGGGCCGGAGGCGACCGAGATGCTGGAGACGCATCGCTGGCCGGGCAATGTCCGCGAGCTGCGCAACGTCGTCGAGCGCGCGGTCTATCGCTGGGAGCGCGAAGGACCGGTCGACATGATCCAGATCGATCCGTTCGATTCGCCGTGGCGGCCTGCCAGCAGCGGCGGCTTCGTGGCCGCCGGTACGGAAGAGCCGGCGGGCGAGGACGCCGTGGCAGCGCGGACTGCTCCGTCGGAGCCGCCGATCGAGGGCGATTTCCGCACGCGCGTGACGACCTATGAGCGCCGCCTGCTGACGCGCGCGATGGCCGAGCACCGTTACAACCAGCGCGCGACCGCCGAGGCGCTGGGCCTCACCTACGACCAGCTGCGGCATGCGCTGAGGAAGCACGGGCTGCTGTCGGGTTAG
- a CDS encoding AmpG family muropeptide MFS transporter, with the protein MTDRKLKGFALFKAALTNRKTAAMLILGFASGLPFTLLIGTLNAWLGELKVSLATIGVLSWIGLAYAFKFLWSPLVDRLRLPVIGRLGRRRSWLVLCQALLAAALWGLAAIDPLTAIGAFAGIAVVAAFLSATQDVVIDAWRIEIADEEATVEFLSAVYQLGNRLAALAGGALALVLAARLDWPSVYVGFGFVMLLAVAVTIFLPEAKLDAADAARPLAGHAVPERAKRRIALAVVAICWGWAIVTLGAFMVSALQPPVPGVPGPSASDFTRMTGPWIIVATVIIPALIAGWTRRLPQHEGGGEAMGGLRAAADHSYRALILPLAEIVDRLKWGAILVLAVILLYRIADSIWAPFAFPFYLDFLGYSNDEVAFASKLFGVWMTIGGVAIGGFLLATWGRMPTLVAGGVVAALSNLLYADMALGGAGIDGFARLVGLDSIGVDPRLMRLLIAICGENIAGGLAGTAFVAYISSITAREYSAVQYALLSSMTFLVGALGRAATGEAIDVYGYANVFFVTAGLGGIAVLLVLAEWWRGAARGPVKAEEPAISPV; encoded by the coding sequence GTGACGGATCGGAAGCTCAAGGGGTTTGCGCTGTTCAAGGCGGCGCTGACCAACCGCAAGACGGCGGCGATGCTGATCCTGGGGTTCGCCTCCGGGCTGCCGTTCACGCTGCTGATCGGCACGCTGAATGCGTGGTTGGGCGAGCTCAAGGTCAGCCTGGCGACGATCGGCGTGCTGTCGTGGATCGGCCTTGCCTATGCGTTCAAGTTCCTGTGGTCGCCACTGGTCGACCGGCTGCGGTTGCCCGTCATCGGCCGCTTGGGGCGGCGACGGTCGTGGCTGGTGCTGTGCCAGGCGCTGCTCGCCGCGGCGCTGTGGGGCCTGGCCGCGATCGATCCGCTGACCGCGATCGGGGCGTTCGCCGGCATCGCGGTGGTCGCCGCCTTCCTGTCGGCGACGCAGGACGTCGTGATCGACGCCTGGCGGATCGAGATCGCCGACGAGGAAGCGACGGTCGAGTTCCTGTCGGCGGTCTATCAGCTCGGTAACCGGCTGGCGGCGCTGGCGGGCGGGGCGCTGGCGCTCGTACTCGCCGCGCGGCTCGACTGGCCGAGCGTCTATGTCGGCTTCGGCTTCGTCATGCTGCTCGCGGTCGCGGTGACGATCTTCCTGCCCGAGGCAAAGCTCGATGCGGCCGATGCCGCCCGGCCGCTCGCGGGGCATGCAGTACCCGAGCGCGCCAAGCGCCGCATCGCGCTGGCGGTGGTGGCGATCTGCTGGGGCTGGGCGATCGTGACGCTGGGCGCGTTCATGGTCTCGGCGCTCCAGCCGCCGGTACCGGGCGTGCCGGGCCCCTCGGCCAGCGACTTCACGCGGATGACGGGGCCGTGGATCATCGTCGCGACCGTCATCATCCCGGCGCTGATCGCCGGCTGGACCCGCCGTCTGCCGCAGCATGAGGGCGGGGGCGAGGCGATGGGCGGCCTTCGCGCCGCCGCCGACCACAGCTATCGCGCGCTGATCCTGCCGCTGGCGGAGATCGTCGATCGCCTGAAATGGGGCGCGATCCTCGTGCTCGCGGTGATCCTCCTCTATCGCATCGCCGATTCGATCTGGGCGCCGTTCGCCTTTCCCTTCTATCTCGACTTCCTCGGCTATTCGAACGACGAAGTGGCGTTCGCGTCCAAGCTGTTCGGCGTGTGGATGACGATCGGCGGCGTGGCGATCGGCGGGTTCCTGCTCGCGACCTGGGGGCGGATGCCGACGCTGGTCGCGGGCGGCGTGGTCGCGGCGCTGTCCAACCTGCTCTATGCCGACATGGCGCTGGGCGGCGCCGGGATCGACGGGTTCGCGCGGCTGGTCGGGCTGGACAGCATCGGCGTCGATCCGCGGTTGATGCGCCTGCTGATCGCGATCTGCGGAGAGAACATCGCCGGCGGCCTCGCCGGCACGGCTTTCGTCGCCTACATCTCCTCGATCACCGCGCGCGAATACAGCGCGGTCCAGTACGCGCTGCTCTCCTCGATGACGTTCCTGGTCGGCGCGCTGGGACGCGCGGCGACGGGGGAGGCGATCGACGTCTATGGCTATGCCAACGTCTTCTTCGTGACCGCGGGGCTGGGCGGGATCGCCGTGCTGCTGGTGCTCGCCGAATGGTGGCGCGGCGCGGCGCGGGGGCCGGTCAAGGCGGAGGAGCCGGCGATCAGTCCCGTCTGA
- a CDS encoding DUF6628 family protein, with protein MTRTLESFSSPLPHLQPADPATRLILFGVRQMGAQGLYDAAAANAFLTAFGIDFRRPLMLLRVLMHDMSLRAARPIQIAPWCCPRMTNAEAILIEAMRGIGENPVRSALLLADLIGVRQADDLACTLAGVVGAFADLGLPVRRD; from the coding sequence TTGACGCGCACGCTTGAGAGTTTCTCGTCGCCCCTGCCACACCTTCAGCCGGCCGATCCGGCCACGCGGCTGATCCTGTTCGGCGTTCGCCAGATGGGGGCGCAGGGGTTGTACGACGCCGCCGCCGCCAACGCCTTCCTGACCGCATTCGGGATCGATTTTCGCCGGCCGCTGATGCTGCTGCGCGTGCTGATGCACGACATGTCGCTGCGGGCGGCGCGGCCGATCCAGATCGCGCCATGGTGCTGCCCGCGCATGACCAATGCCGAGGCGATACTGATCGAGGCGATGCGCGGGATCGGCGAGAATCCTGTGCGATCGGCGCTGCTGCTCGCCGACCTGATCGGGGTGCGGCAGGCCGACGACCTTGCCTGCACGCTGGCGGGCGTGGTCGGCGCGTTCGCCGACCTGGGTCTGCCGGTCAGACGGGACTGA
- a CDS encoding folylpolyglutamate synthase/dihydrofolate synthase family protein, translated as MADHARSDDPFVQGQFERLNALGPGADTLGLDRITRLLDRVGDPHLSLPPVFHVAGTNGKGSTCAFLRGSLEASGYRVHAYTSPHLVRFNERIRVAGTLIDDRSLAALLCEVLDAGGDIGASFFEVTTAAAFLAFAREPADACVIEVGLGGRLDATNVIPASLVGGIARLGLDHQAFLGDTIEAIAGEKAGIARPGIPLFTLDQPQSCAEVIARTAQLAGAVLKRRGNEWHSRTEGERIELEDARGSLSLPLPALAGAHQHENLALAAAMLRAQDRLPVPDDAIVEAARSVRWPARMQRLGSGPLTDGVAGDVFLDGAHNRNAADAAAAWLAARKEKPALVLGVLANKDADGIFDALAPHVALVRTVPVPSHPHHAPAMLARLAATHDLPAESAVDVPAALASLSASGWRGDVLILGSLYLAGQVLALNDEAPT; from the coding sequence ATGGCCGATCACGCCCGTTCCGACGATCCGTTCGTGCAGGGGCAGTTCGAGCGGCTGAACGCGCTCGGGCCCGGCGCCGATACGCTGGGGCTCGACCGCATCACCCGGCTGCTCGACCGGGTCGGCGATCCGCATCTGTCGCTGCCGCCGGTATTCCACGTTGCCGGGACCAACGGCAAGGGATCGACCTGCGCGTTCCTGCGTGGGAGCCTGGAGGCGTCGGGGTACCGCGTCCACGCCTATACCAGCCCGCACCTCGTCCGCTTCAACGAGCGGATCCGCGTGGCGGGGACGTTGATCGACGACCGGAGCCTGGCGGCGCTGCTCTGCGAAGTCCTCGATGCCGGCGGCGATATCGGCGCCAGCTTCTTCGAGGTGACGACCGCCGCCGCGTTCCTGGCGTTCGCGCGCGAGCCTGCCGACGCCTGTGTGATCGAGGTTGGGCTTGGCGGGCGGCTGGACGCGACCAACGTCATCCCAGCCTCGCTCGTCGGCGGGATCGCGCGTCTGGGGCTCGACCACCAGGCGTTCCTGGGCGACACGATCGAGGCGATCGCGGGCGAGAAGGCCGGTATCGCGCGTCCGGGCATCCCGCTCTTCACACTCGACCAGCCGCAATCCTGTGCCGAGGTGATCGCGCGCACCGCGCAACTGGCGGGCGCGGTGCTCAAGCGGCGCGGGAACGAGTGGCACTCGCGGACCGAGGGCGAGCGGATCGAGCTGGAGGATGCGCGCGGGTCGCTGTCGCTGCCGCTGCCGGCGCTGGCGGGTGCCCACCAGCACGAGAATCTCGCGCTCGCCGCGGCGATGCTGCGCGCGCAGGACCGGTTGCCGGTGCCCGACGACGCGATCGTGGAGGCGGCGCGGAGCGTTCGCTGGCCGGCGCGGATGCAGCGGCTCGGCAGCGGGCCGCTGACCGACGGTGTCGCGGGCGACGTGTTCCTGGACGGCGCACACAACCGCAACGCCGCCGATGCCGCCGCGGCCTGGCTCGCCGCGCGCAAGGAGAAGCCGGCGCTGGTGCTGGGCGTGCTCGCCAACAAGGATGCGGACGGTATCTTCGACGCGCTCGCGCCGCATGTCGCGCTTGTCCGGACGGTGCCGGTCCCCTCGCATCCCCATCACGCGCCGGCGATGCTGGCGAGGCTCGCCGCGACGCATGACCTCCCTGCCGAGTCGGCGGTCGATGTCCCCGCGGCGCTTGCCAGCCTGAGCGCGTCCGGGTGGCGCGGGGACGTGCTGATCCTCGGCTCGCTCTACCTTGCCGGCCAGGTGCTCGCTCTGAACGACGAAGCGCCGACGTGA
- a CDS encoding shikimate kinase gives MKLVLLHGPPASGKLTIARIVGERTGFALFHNHLVVDAVAALFPFGSEPFVRLREAMWMTLLGEAAAADRDTIFTYAPEASVTPGFIESLVETVRSRGGGVLAVALTINDAEQERRLVATDRARFGKLTDSALLRELRPSMTARTAAMPPSNLTIDTTAIAPVDAAACIVEALG, from the coding sequence TTGAAGCTCGTCCTGCTGCACGGCCCGCCGGCCAGCGGCAAGCTGACGATCGCACGGATCGTCGGAGAGCGGACCGGGTTCGCGCTGTTCCACAACCATCTCGTCGTCGACGCGGTGGCGGCGCTGTTCCCGTTCGGCAGCGAGCCGTTCGTCCGGCTGCGAGAGGCGATGTGGATGACGCTGCTGGGCGAAGCGGCGGCAGCGGATCGCGACACGATCTTCACCTATGCGCCCGAAGCTTCGGTGACGCCTGGCTTCATCGAGAGCCTGGTCGAAACGGTACGGTCGCGCGGCGGCGGGGTGCTGGCGGTCGCGCTTACGATCAACGATGCGGAGCAGGAACGCCGCCTGGTGGCGACGGACCGGGCGCGCTTCGGCAAGCTGACCGATTCCGCGCTGCTGCGTGAACTGCGTCCGAGCATGACGGCCCGTACCGCCGCGATGCCGCCCTCGAACTTGACTATCGATACCACCGCGATCGCGCCCGTCGACGCCGCGGCGTGCATCGTCGAGGCGCTGGGCTGA
- the accD gene encoding acetyl-CoA carboxylase, carboxyltransferase subunit beta gives MSWLNRVRNALASVVTAKETPDNLWHKCKGCGQMIFTKEYEENLYVCPLCDHHGRIGPKQRFEQLFDEGTCKALPSPRVADDPLKFRDSKPYAARLKAARTDTGDQDAFVSARGSIEGRRAVVGVQNFAFMGGSMGQAVGEGFIAGVEAAIAARAPFIIFTASGGARMQEGILSLMQMPRTTVAIEMLHDAGLPYIVVLTDPTSGGVMAAYAMLGDVQIAEPKATLAFTGRRVIEQTIREKLPENFQTSEYYRDHGLIDMVVERRELRATLARLIDYLAHDRAAA, from the coding sequence ATGAGCTGGCTCAACCGCGTTCGCAACGCGCTCGCCTCGGTCGTCACGGCCAAGGAGACCCCCGACAATCTCTGGCACAAGTGCAAGGGATGTGGGCAGATGATCTTCACCAAGGAATATGAGGAGAACCTCTACGTCTGTCCGCTGTGCGACCATCATGGTCGCATCGGGCCGAAGCAGCGGTTCGAGCAATTGTTCGACGAGGGCACGTGCAAGGCGCTTCCCTCGCCCCGCGTCGCCGACGATCCGCTCAAGTTCCGCGATTCCAAGCCCTATGCCGCGCGGCTGAAGGCGGCGCGGACCGACACCGGCGACCAGGACGCGTTCGTGTCCGCGCGCGGATCGATCGAGGGGCGCCGGGCCGTCGTCGGCGTCCAGAACTTCGCCTTCATGGGCGGGTCGATGGGCCAGGCGGTGGGCGAAGGCTTCATCGCCGGGGTCGAGGCGGCGATCGCGGCGCGCGCACCCTTCATCATCTTCACCGCGTCGGGCGGCGCGCGGATGCAGGAGGGCATCCTCAGCCTGATGCAGATGCCGCGGACCACGGTGGCGATCGAGATGCTGCACGATGCCGGTCTGCCCTACATCGTCGTGCTGACCGATCCGACCTCGGGCGGGGTGATGGCGGCCTATGCGATGCTGGGCGACGTCCAGATCGCCGAACCCAAGGCGACGCTCGCCTTTACCGGTCGCCGCGTGATCGAGCAGACGATCCGGGAGAAGCTGCCCGAGAACTTCCAGACCAGCGAATATTATCGCGATCACGGCCTGATCGACATGGTGGTCGAGCGGCGCGAGCTGCGCGCGACGCTGGCGCGGCTGATCGACTATCTGGCGCACGACCGGGCAGCGGCTTGA